From Micromonospora rhizosphaerae, the proteins below share one genomic window:
- a CDS encoding aminotransferase class V-fold PLP-dependent enzyme codes for MTACLTLPDGSPAAAGWTLQPDLRHLNHGSFGAVPAHVQAHQNALRAQMDAAPVLWFSELSPKIGAARAEIASFLGVAADDTAFVPNASGGASVVYANLPARPGMEIVVTDHGYGAVTMGAERLARRSGGRVRVARIPLDATLQQAHDAVVAQFTDHTGLVVIDHLTSPTARLLPVDTVSAEARRRGIPVLVDGAHVPGLYDRPLDGLDCDFWVGNLHKFACAPRGAAVLVARNALRDQLYPLIDSWGAPLDFPQRFDSQGTLDATSYLAAPRSIAFIEHTWGWEAARRYMSGLADYAEEVIASAFSAITGEDHRVDVGSPVNAMRLVRLPAELATTHQDADGLRDRVLRELGVETAFTSFDGTGYYRLSTHVYNTAEDFEHFAEHCVPVLCRWAREAAGPS; via the coding sequence ATGACCGCGTGCCTGACCCTGCCCGACGGCTCGCCGGCAGCAGCCGGCTGGACGCTCCAGCCCGACCTACGTCATCTCAACCACGGTTCCTTCGGCGCGGTTCCCGCGCACGTGCAGGCCCATCAGAACGCCCTGCGCGCGCAGATGGACGCCGCCCCGGTCCTGTGGTTCTCAGAGCTGTCTCCCAAGATCGGCGCAGCCCGGGCCGAGATCGCCAGTTTCCTGGGCGTCGCCGCCGACGACACGGCGTTCGTTCCCAACGCCAGCGGCGGTGCCAGCGTGGTCTACGCGAACCTGCCGGCCCGCCCCGGAATGGAGATCGTGGTCACCGACCACGGCTACGGAGCGGTCACGATGGGCGCCGAACGCCTCGCCCGCCGCTCGGGCGGCAGGGTGCGCGTCGCTCGGATACCACTCGACGCGACGCTGCAGCAGGCCCACGACGCTGTCGTAGCGCAGTTCACAGACCACACCGGCCTTGTCGTCATCGATCACCTTACCTCGCCGACCGCACGCCTGCTTCCGGTCGACACGGTGTCCGCCGAGGCGCGACGCCGCGGCATCCCCGTGCTGGTCGACGGGGCGCACGTTCCCGGGCTCTACGACCGACCGCTCGACGGACTGGATTGCGACTTCTGGGTCGGCAACCTGCACAAGTTCGCCTGCGCACCGCGTGGCGCGGCGGTTCTGGTCGCGCGAAACGCGCTGCGGGACCAGCTGTACCCGCTGATTGACTCGTGGGGCGCGCCGCTCGACTTTCCGCAGCGCTTCGATAGCCAGGGAACTCTCGACGCGACCAGCTACCTCGCGGCGCCGCGGTCGATCGCGTTCATCGAACACACCTGGGGCTGGGAGGCCGCCCGGCGGTACATGAGTGGCCTGGCTGATTACGCCGAGGAGGTCATCGCGTCGGCCTTCTCTGCCATCACGGGCGAAGACCACCGGGTGGACGTCGGAAGTCCGGTGAACGCGATGCGCCTGGTGCGCCTGCCGGCGGAACTTGCCACCACCCACCAGGACGCCGACGGCCTGCGGGACCGGGTGCTGCGGGAACTCGGGGTCGAAACCGCTTTCACCAGCTTCGATGGCACCGGCTACTACCGCCTGTCCACCCATGTCTACAACACGGCCGAGGATTTCGAGCACTTCGCCGAACATTGCGTCCCCGTGCTCTGCCGGTGGGCGCGCGAGGCCGCAGGTCCGTCCTGA